Proteins encoded by one window of Manduca sexta isolate Smith_Timp_Sample1 chromosome 12, JHU_Msex_v1.0, whole genome shotgun sequence:
- the LOC115450370 gene encoding cytochrome P450 9e2 isoform X2 has translation MQNKCLKKTYFDWFVLTMPHLRIGSLQSTNDLKYLPGVPVFGNILLSTLGRRHNVEDMDAVYKAFPGERYVGYIEGTKPVILIRDPELMKRITIKDFEYFADRKEFFPVEIAPLLGNSMINTNGYKWREMRLNLSASFTGSKMRQMFPSMVDVSENIVSYLKSCQATPVDMVDTMRRYANDTMASAFFGIQVNSVENRNNEFYKTGKDAADFTVLDKVCYFLAVQSRLLAKVMQILGIQIFSMKQINFFRDIIANNIKLRKQNNISRPDFIHHLLDLPGDWNPDDITGQAFFAFLAGYETSSSILAICIHELALNPDIQERLYQEIRASADVHKELNYDTLASLKYLDCYLNEINRKWAAAIVMDRICTRTYELPPPREGGKPYKVMPGQLVYNVVNPVHMDPKYHVNPEVLDPDRFSDENRPNIKQFTFLPFGMGPRRCLGLQFATMQMKLILYQMVLNFEIQKCEMTTDPIRMYPSVLIIKSIGGTWVRIRHRLRT, from the exons ATGCAAAATAAGTGCCTAAAGaagacttattttgattggtttgttCTTACGATGCCGCATTTAAGGATTGGCTCATTGCAATCGACG AATGATTTGAAGTATTTGCCTGGTGTGCCTGTGTTTGGAAATATTCTCCTTAGTACTTTGGGCAGAAGACATAATGTTGAAGATATGGACGCTGTATATAAAGCATTCCCTGGAGAACG ATACGTAGGCTACATAGAAGGGACCAAGCCCGTCATTCTAATTCGAGACCCTGAGCTAATGAAGAGGATAACGATAAAGGACTTCGAATACTTCGCGGACCGTAAGGAGTTCTTTCCCGTGGAAATAGCACCTTTGCTTGGAAACAGTATGATTAATACTAATG GATACAAATGGCGCGAAATGCGGCTCAACTTGAGTGCGTCGTTTACCGGCTCCAAAATGCGGCAGATGTTTCCGTCCATGGTGGATGTCAGCGAAAACATCGTGAGCTATTTAAAAA GTTGTCAGGCCACGCCCGTGGATATGGTGGATACGATGCGTCGATACGCGAACGATACCATGGCGTCTGCATTTTTTGGTATACAAGTGAATTctgttgaaaatagaaataatgaatTCTATAAAACTGGAAAAGACGCGGCAGATTTTACAGTTTTGGACAAAGTTTGTTACTTTTTGGCCGTGCAGTCGCGGTTATTGGCCAAAGTCATGCAA attttgggTATACAAATTTTCAGTATGAAGCAGATAAATTTTTTCAGAGACATTatagctaataatataaagctcAGGAAACAGAACAATATCTCTAGACCAGATTTCATACACCATTTATTGGATTTGCCGGGGG ACTGGAATCCAGATGACATAACAGGTCAAGCATTCTTCGCCTTTCTGGCTGGTTACGAGACCTCTTCATCAATTCTGGCTATCTGCATCCACGAATTAGCACTAAATCCGGACATACAGGAACGTTTGTACCAGGAGATCAGAGCAAGCGCGGatgtacacaaggagttaaattACGACACCCTTGCCAGTTTGAAGTATTTGGACTGTTATTTAAATG AGATTAACCGTAAGTGGGCAGCAGCTATAGTCATGGACCGAATTTGCACACGAACTTATGAACTACCACCGCCTAGAGAAGGAGGCAAACCATATAAA GTAATGCCCGGCCAACTGGTATACAACGTGGTGAATCCAGTCCACATGGATCCGAAGTACCATGTCAACCCTGAGGTACTGGACCCTGATAGGTTCTCCGACGAGAACAGACCTAACATAAAACAGTTTACGTTCCTGCCGTTTGGAATGGGCCCGAGGCGGTGTTTGG gtttaCAATTCGCAACAATGCAGATGAAATTGATACTCTATCAAATGGTATTAAACTTCGAGATACAGAAATGCGAGATGACCACAGACCCCATCCGAATGTACCCCAGCGTGCTGATTATCAAGTCCATTGGAGGAACATGGGTTCGAATACGTCACAGGCTTCGAACGTAA
- the LOC115450370 gene encoding cytochrome P450 9e2 isoform X1, whose amino-acid sequence MFLAISFIFFTLFCCYFVYLHKRIHYHFEKNDLKYLPGVPVFGNILLSTLGRRHNVEDMDAVYKAFPGERYVGYIEGTKPVILIRDPELMKRITIKDFEYFADRKEFFPVEIAPLLGNSMINTNGYKWREMRLNLSASFTGSKMRQMFPSMVDVSENIVSYLKSCQATPVDMVDTMRRYANDTMASAFFGIQVNSVENRNNEFYKTGKDAADFTVLDKVCYFLAVQSRLLAKVMQILGIQIFSMKQINFFRDIIANNIKLRKQNNISRPDFIHHLLDLPGDWNPDDITGQAFFAFLAGYETSSSILAICIHELALNPDIQERLYQEIRASADVHKELNYDTLASLKYLDCYLNEINRKWAAAIVMDRICTRTYELPPPREGGKPYKVMPGQLVYNVVNPVHMDPKYHVNPEVLDPDRFSDENRPNIKQFTFLPFGMGPRRCLGLQFATMQMKLILYQMVLNFEIQKCEMTTDPIRMYPSVLIIKSIGGTWVRIRHRLRT is encoded by the exons atgttcttggctatttcatttatattttttacattattttgttgttattttgtgtatttgcaTAAACGTATTCATTATCATTTCGAGAAGAATGATTTGAAGTATTTGCCTGGTGTGCCTGTGTTTGGAAATATTCTCCTTAGTACTTTGGGCAGAAGACATAATGTTGAAGATATGGACGCTGTATATAAAGCATTCCCTGGAGAACG ATACGTAGGCTACATAGAAGGGACCAAGCCCGTCATTCTAATTCGAGACCCTGAGCTAATGAAGAGGATAACGATAAAGGACTTCGAATACTTCGCGGACCGTAAGGAGTTCTTTCCCGTGGAAATAGCACCTTTGCTTGGAAACAGTATGATTAATACTAATG GATACAAATGGCGCGAAATGCGGCTCAACTTGAGTGCGTCGTTTACCGGCTCCAAAATGCGGCAGATGTTTCCGTCCATGGTGGATGTCAGCGAAAACATCGTGAGCTATTTAAAAA GTTGTCAGGCCACGCCCGTGGATATGGTGGATACGATGCGTCGATACGCGAACGATACCATGGCGTCTGCATTTTTTGGTATACAAGTGAATTctgttgaaaatagaaataatgaatTCTATAAAACTGGAAAAGACGCGGCAGATTTTACAGTTTTGGACAAAGTTTGTTACTTTTTGGCCGTGCAGTCGCGGTTATTGGCCAAAGTCATGCAA attttgggTATACAAATTTTCAGTATGAAGCAGATAAATTTTTTCAGAGACATTatagctaataatataaagctcAGGAAACAGAACAATATCTCTAGACCAGATTTCATACACCATTTATTGGATTTGCCGGGGG ACTGGAATCCAGATGACATAACAGGTCAAGCATTCTTCGCCTTTCTGGCTGGTTACGAGACCTCTTCATCAATTCTGGCTATCTGCATCCACGAATTAGCACTAAATCCGGACATACAGGAACGTTTGTACCAGGAGATCAGAGCAAGCGCGGatgtacacaaggagttaaattACGACACCCTTGCCAGTTTGAAGTATTTGGACTGTTATTTAAATG AGATTAACCGTAAGTGGGCAGCAGCTATAGTCATGGACCGAATTTGCACACGAACTTATGAACTACCACCGCCTAGAGAAGGAGGCAAACCATATAAA GTAATGCCCGGCCAACTGGTATACAACGTGGTGAATCCAGTCCACATGGATCCGAAGTACCATGTCAACCCTGAGGTACTGGACCCTGATAGGTTCTCCGACGAGAACAGACCTAACATAAAACAGTTTACGTTCCTGCCGTTTGGAATGGGCCCGAGGCGGTGTTTGG gtttaCAATTCGCAACAATGCAGATGAAATTGATACTCTATCAAATGGTATTAAACTTCGAGATACAGAAATGCGAGATGACCACAGACCCCATCCGAATGTACCCCAGCGTGCTGATTATCAAGTCCATTGGAGGAACATGGGTTCGAATACGTCACAGGCTTCGAACGTAA
- the LOC115450370 gene encoding probable cytochrome P450 9f2 isoform X3: MKRITIKDFEYFADRKEFFPVEIAPLLGNSMINTNGYKWREMRLNLSASFTGSKMRQMFPSMVDVSENIVSYLKSCQATPVDMVDTMRRYANDTMASAFFGIQVNSVENRNNEFYKTGKDAADFTVLDKVCYFLAVQSRLLAKVMQILGIQIFSMKQINFFRDIIANNIKLRKQNNISRPDFIHHLLDLPGDWNPDDITGQAFFAFLAGYETSSSILAICIHELALNPDIQERLYQEIRASADVHKELNYDTLASLKYLDCYLNEINRKWAAAIVMDRICTRTYELPPPREGGKPYKVMPGQLVYNVVNPVHMDPKYHVNPEVLDPDRFSDENRPNIKQFTFLPFGMGPRRCLGLQFATMQMKLILYQMVLNFEIQKCEMTTDPIRMYPSVLIIKSIGGTWVRIRHRLRT, from the exons ATGAAGAGGATAACGATAAAGGACTTCGAATACTTCGCGGACCGTAAGGAGTTCTTTCCCGTGGAAATAGCACCTTTGCTTGGAAACAGTATGATTAATACTAATG GATACAAATGGCGCGAAATGCGGCTCAACTTGAGTGCGTCGTTTACCGGCTCCAAAATGCGGCAGATGTTTCCGTCCATGGTGGATGTCAGCGAAAACATCGTGAGCTATTTAAAAA GTTGTCAGGCCACGCCCGTGGATATGGTGGATACGATGCGTCGATACGCGAACGATACCATGGCGTCTGCATTTTTTGGTATACAAGTGAATTctgttgaaaatagaaataatgaatTCTATAAAACTGGAAAAGACGCGGCAGATTTTACAGTTTTGGACAAAGTTTGTTACTTTTTGGCCGTGCAGTCGCGGTTATTGGCCAAAGTCATGCAA attttgggTATACAAATTTTCAGTATGAAGCAGATAAATTTTTTCAGAGACATTatagctaataatataaagctcAGGAAACAGAACAATATCTCTAGACCAGATTTCATACACCATTTATTGGATTTGCCGGGGG ACTGGAATCCAGATGACATAACAGGTCAAGCATTCTTCGCCTTTCTGGCTGGTTACGAGACCTCTTCATCAATTCTGGCTATCTGCATCCACGAATTAGCACTAAATCCGGACATACAGGAACGTTTGTACCAGGAGATCAGAGCAAGCGCGGatgtacacaaggagttaaattACGACACCCTTGCCAGTTTGAAGTATTTGGACTGTTATTTAAATG AGATTAACCGTAAGTGGGCAGCAGCTATAGTCATGGACCGAATTTGCACACGAACTTATGAACTACCACCGCCTAGAGAAGGAGGCAAACCATATAAA GTAATGCCCGGCCAACTGGTATACAACGTGGTGAATCCAGTCCACATGGATCCGAAGTACCATGTCAACCCTGAGGTACTGGACCCTGATAGGTTCTCCGACGAGAACAGACCTAACATAAAACAGTTTACGTTCCTGCCGTTTGGAATGGGCCCGAGGCGGTGTTTGG gtttaCAATTCGCAACAATGCAGATGAAATTGATACTCTATCAAATGGTATTAAACTTCGAGATACAGAAATGCGAGATGACCACAGACCCCATCCGAATGTACCCCAGCGTGCTGATTATCAAGTCCATTGGAGGAACATGGGTTCGAATACGTCACAGGCTTCGAACGTAA